The following proteins are encoded in a genomic region of Pyrus communis chromosome 11, drPyrComm1.1, whole genome shotgun sequence:
- the LOC137708979 gene encoding autophagy-related protein 8C-like, translating into MAKNAFKMEHPLEKRQAEAARIREKYPDRIPVVVERAEKSDVPEIDKKKYLVPADLTIGQFVYVVRKRIKLSAEKAIFIFVKNILPPTAATMSAIYEENKDEDGFLYMTYSGENTFGTF; encoded by the exons ATGGCCAAAAACGCGTTCAAGATGGAGCACCCTCTCG AAAAGAGACAAGCCGAAGCTGCTCGCATAAGAGAGAAGTATCCTGACAGAATACCA GTGGTTGTGGAAAGGGCTGAGAAGAGTGATGTGCCTGAAATTGACAAGAAAAA ATACCTGGTGCCTGCTGATCTGACTATTGGCCAGTTCGTGTACGTTGTCCGGAAGAGGATCAAGCTCAGTGCTGAGAAGGCTATTTTCATCTTTGTTAAGAATATTTTGCCACCCACAG CCGCTACGATGTCTGCTATTTATGAGGAAAATAAGGATGAAGATGGCTTTCTTTACATGACGTACAGCGGCGAGAACACATTCGGGACATTCTGA